One genomic segment of Candidatus Woesearchaeota archaeon includes these proteins:
- a CDS encoding U32 family peptidase — MTKPELLSPAGDWVSLRAAIGAGADAVYFGVKELNMRANAKNFELGELKKTVKTCHENNVRAYLALNTIVYENELKKTEKILKRAKEAGIDAIICWDLSVLKLCRMLKLRIHLSTQASVSNYPAAEYYCRKFGVKRIVLARESTLDDIKKIIKRIRKNKLGLQIETFVHGAMCVSISGRCFLSQFAFNKSANRGQCLQPCRRKYLIRDIEEKHEFELGEYYVMSPEDLCTIEFIEQLKRAGINAFKIEGRNRPPEYVKAVTECYRRAIDEGYDRSLLLRLKAVYNRGFSSGFFLGKPADAWSRAYGSKAAKKKEYIGKVVNYYRKQKAAEIKIETGRLALGDTIMFQGNTTGVVEQKITSMQNERRSIGKAEKGMCAAVRASRVRKNDRVYLIIS; from the coding sequence ATGACCAAACCTGAACTTCTTTCACCTGCAGGCGACTGGGTTAGTCTCAGAGCTGCTATAGGAGCAGGAGCTGATGCTGTTTATTTCGGTGTAAAAGAACTTAATATGCGGGCTAATGCAAAGAATTTTGAGCTTGGGGAGCTGAAAAAAACAGTAAAAACATGCCATGAAAATAATGTTAGGGCTTACCTGGCATTGAACACTATTGTTTATGAGAATGAACTAAAGAAAACTGAAAAAATCCTGAAGAGGGCCAAAGAAGCCGGAATAGATGCGATTATCTGCTGGGACCTCTCTGTTTTGAAGCTATGCAGGATGCTGAAGCTGAGGATTCACCTTTCTACACAGGCATCGGTCAGCAATTATCCTGCTGCTGAGTATTACTGCAGGAAGTTTGGGGTGAAGAGAATTGTCCTGGCGAGAGAATCTACTCTGGATGACATTAAAAAAATAATAAAACGAATCAGGAAAAACAAGCTTGGCCTGCAGATTGAGACTTTTGTCCATGGAGCGATGTGCGTTTCTATATCCGGGAGATGCTTTTTGAGCCAGTTTGCTTTCAATAAGTCTGCAAACAGGGGACAATGCCTGCAGCCCTGCAGGAGAAAATACTTAATTAGGGATATAGAAGAAAAACATGAGTTTGAGCTCGGGGAGTATTATGTAATGAGCCCAGAGGATTTATGCACGATTGAATTTATAGAGCAGCTGAAGAGAGCAGGGATAAATGCGTTTAAGATAGAGGGCAGAAACCGCCCCCCTGAATATGTCAAGGCTGTAACTGAATGCTACAGGCGGGCTATAGACGAGGGATATGATAGATCTTTGCTGCTGAGGCTTAAGGCAGTGTACAACAGGGGATTCTCTTCAGGATTCTTCCTGGGCAAGCCTGCTGATGCATGGAGCAGGGCTTATGGAAGCAAGGCTGCCAAAAAGAAGGAATATATAGGTAAGGTCGTTAATTATTACCGGAAACAGAAGGCTGCTGAGATTAAAATCGAAACAGGCAGGCTGGCCTTAGGCGACACTATAATGTTTCAAGGCAACACCACAGGAGTGGTAGAGCAGAAAATAACTTCTATGCAGAATGAGCGCAGAAGCATCGGGAAAGCGGAAAAAGGAATGTGTGCTGCTGTAAGGGCATCAAGGGTTAGAAAAAATGACCGGGTTTATCTGATTATTTCTTAG
- a CDS encoding 30S ribosomal protein S12 — MGKKPRGLNAGSKLAKRRSEARWKNKWFVRKAMKLKVKSDPLEGASQAKALVLEKIQLEAKQPNSGMRKAVRVQLIKNGKQISAFLPGDGATKLVDEHDEVVVECIGGPMGKSKGDIPGVRWQVLKVNDQSLDALRKGKIEKARR; from the coding sequence ATGGGGAAAAAACCACGCGGCTTAAATGCAGGAAGCAAGCTTGCAAAAAGAAGAAGTGAAGCTAGATGGAAGAATAAGTGGTTTGTCAGGAAAGCCATGAAGCTTAAGGTTAAGTCAGACCCGTTGGAAGGCGCATCTCAGGCAAAAGCGCTTGTTCTGGAAAAGATACAGCTTGAGGCAAAGCAGCCTAACTCAGGCATGAGGAAAGCTGTAAGGGTGCAGCTGATAAAAAACGGGAAGCAGATATCAGCCTTTCTTCCAGGAGACGGCGCCACAAAGCTTGTGGATGAGCATGACGAAGTCGTGGTTGAGTGCATCGGCGGCCCGATGGGCAAGTCCAAGGGAGACATACCCGGCGTTAGGTGGCAGGTTCTTAAAGTAAACGACCAAAGCCTCGATGCCCTCAGGAAAGGAAAGATAGAGAAGGCAAGAAGATGA
- a CDS encoding NusA-like transcription termination signal-binding factor produces the protein MARRTFDINSLKYISLFESLTGARVKDCIISDNVTFIIEKGNIGLAIGRQGKTLRRVEKVFQKRLKIVEFDDNVLEFIKNFIYPIRKIGLSREGSVIKIKGHDTKTRAMVIGRERSRLKRLESVVKRYFDIEKIVVE, from the coding sequence TTGGCCAGGCGCACTTTTGATATCAATTCCTTAAAATATATCTCACTATTTGAATCCCTGACAGGAGCCAGGGTAAAGGACTGCATAATCAGCGATAATGTCACTTTTATAATAGAAAAAGGGAATATAGGTCTTGCCATCGGCAGGCAGGGCAAGACTTTAAGGAGAGTTGAGAAAGTTTTCCAGAAAAGGCTCAAGATTGTGGAATTCGATGATAATGTGCTTGAATTCATAAAGAATTTCATCTATCCTATCCGGAAGATAGGGCTCAGCAGGGAAGGCAGCGTTATAAAGATAAAGGGCCATGACACAAAAACCAGGGCAATGGTAATAGGAAGGGAAAGGTCAAGGCTTAAGAGATTGGAGAGCGTAGTAAAGCGCTATTTTGACATAGAGAAGATTGTTGTTGAGTAA
- a CDS encoding HAD-IA family hydrolase, whose amino-acid sequence MIRLIIFDMDGVLIDSADAWHSIFNSALEHFDGRRISREEFDRKVWARDFDITAKRYFSAKPEEVREYFTQIYKNFRKKLSAFPDIKSTLGKLRGKGLKLAVATNTHTENAVQMLSDSGIANFFDTVFGADKARNGKPEPDMLIKIMKELGLGKEESVFIGDTIYDKMAAEKAGIRFIGMRLGKGERIDSLAEILPMV is encoded by the coding sequence ATGATAAGACTTATAATATTTGACATGGACGGAGTGCTTATAGACTCGGCTGATGCCTGGCATTCTATCTTTAACAGCGCTTTGGAGCATTTTGATGGGAGAAGAATAAGCAGGGAGGAATTTGACAGGAAAGTCTGGGCGAGGGATTTTGACATTACTGCAAAGAGATATTTTTCTGCCAAGCCTGAAGAAGTAAGAGAATATTTCACCCAAATTTATAAAAATTTCAGGAAGAAGCTTTCTGCATTTCCGGATATAAAATCCACTTTAGGAAAATTAAGGGGCAAGGGGCTGAAGCTGGCAGTCGCTACAAATACCCATACAGAGAATGCTGTCCAGATGCTCTCTGATTCAGGCATAGCTAATTTTTTTGACACTGTTTTTGGTGCTGACAAGGCAAGGAATGGGAAGCCTGAGCCGGATATGCTGATTAAAATTATGAAAGAGCTTGGGCTGGGGAAGGAAGAGTCTGTTTTTATTGGCGATACCATCTACGACAAGATGGCTGCTGAGAAAGCAGGAATAAGGTTTATCGGGATGAGGCTGGGAAAAGGTGAGAGAATAGATAGCCTTGCGGAGATTCTGCCTATGGTTTGA
- the eif1A gene encoding translation initiation factor eIF-1A, which produces MDPEERARKEISRIKLPWKGQTFGIVEQRLGGSRMRVRCLDGKTRICRIPGRLKRSLWVRESNIVIVEPWEHGGDKKGDIIYKYTKAQVNYLNRKGYLKSLEEADEF; this is translated from the coding sequence ATGGATCCCGAGGAGAGGGCAAGAAAGGAGATATCAAGGATAAAGCTTCCCTGGAAAGGGCAGACCTTTGGCATTGTCGAGCAGAGACTTGGCGGCTCCAGGATGAGGGTGCGATGCCTTGACGGCAAGACAAGGATATGCAGAATCCCTGGAAGGCTTAAAAGGTCTTTATGGGTGAGGGAGAGCAATATCGTGATTGTCGAGCCCTGGGAGCACGGCGGCGACAAGAAAGGGGACATAATCTATAAGTATACAAAGGCGCAGGTCAATTACCTGAACAGGAAAGGCTACCTCAAGTCCCTGGAAGAAGCTGATGAATTCTGA
- a CDS encoding 30S ribosomal protein S7, producing MSTEIKAFNRWDVSGIKVHDPGLKNYITLDPKIVPKTGARYAGNRFHKSKVFIIERFINKIMVPGHKSKKHFKTSGHITGKAHKAYDIAEKTFRLLEKRASRNPIGVFVQAVENAAQREEIVTIEYGGARYPKAVECAPQRRIDLVLRNMTQGSYAKSFGTKKPIENCLADEIMAAYNLSNDSFAVSKKLEVERQADSSR from the coding sequence ATGAGCACGGAAATAAAGGCATTTAACAGGTGGGATGTTTCAGGTATAAAAGTGCACGATCCCGGGCTTAAGAATTACATCACTCTCGATCCCAAGATAGTTCCCAAGACAGGCGCAAGGTATGCAGGCAATAGGTTCCACAAAAGCAAAGTATTTATCATAGAGCGGTTCATAAACAAGATCATGGTGCCGGGCCACAAGTCAAAAAAGCATTTCAAGACATCAGGCCACATAACCGGAAAAGCCCATAAGGCTTATGACATTGCAGAGAAAACATTCAGGCTGCTTGAAAAAAGGGCCAGCAGGAATCCCATAGGGGTTTTTGTGCAGGCTGTGGAGAACGCTGCCCAGAGGGAAGAGATAGTCACTATAGAATATGGAGGTGCGCGCTACCCGAAAGCTGTCGAGTGCGCCCCCCAAAGAAGGATTGATCTTGTCCTCAGGAACATGACCCAGGGAAGCTATGCCAAATCCTTTGGAACCAAAAAGCCTATCGAAAACTGCCTTGCTGACGAGATAATGGCTGCATATAATTTAAGCAATGATTCTTTCGCAGTTTCTAAAAAGCTTGAAGTCGAAAGGCAGGCTGATTCTAGCAGGTAA
- the sppA gene encoding signal peptide peptidase SppA — MAKKKKNSARWGIIISVLLFLFIIAYVFSAMISLIISQEGVRQGNVALIPVRGLILTGNSRDFLGSSITPSGKIVDFIGDAAEDPKIKAILLEIDSPGGAPVATDEIAVAIERANKTTVAWIRETGASGAYWIASAAEHIVANRMSITGSIGVYGSYLDFSGFIRDWNVTYQRLVGGRYKDTGIPFRQLSEDEERMLQKKISLLHQIFKDEVQENRALTDSEIENVGTGEFFIGKEALQLNLVDELGGKKEALDYIEQKLNITAQLSRYEIKRTFLDVLAGLNSRQSLDIKARDTIGLLR, encoded by the coding sequence ATGGCAAAAAAGAAGAAAAACAGCGCCAGGTGGGGCATAATAATCAGTGTTCTGCTCTTCCTGTTTATCATTGCTTATGTTTTCTCGGCGATGATTTCATTGATTATCAGCCAGGAGGGCGTAAGGCAGGGGAATGTTGCCCTGATTCCGGTCAGGGGGCTTATACTGACAGGAAACAGCCGTGATTTCCTTGGAAGCAGCATTACCCCGTCAGGAAAGATTGTGGATTTTATCGGGGATGCTGCAGAAGACCCAAAAATTAAGGCTATATTGCTGGAGATAGACAGCCCCGGGGGGGCTCCTGTAGCTACGGACGAGATAGCGGTAGCCATAGAAAGGGCGAACAAGACAACAGTAGCCTGGATACGCGAGACAGGCGCATCAGGCGCTTACTGGATAGCCTCTGCAGCAGAGCATATAGTTGCTAACAGGATGTCCATAACAGGCTCTATAGGGGTGTATGGCTCATACCTTGATTTCTCAGGCTTCATAAGGGACTGGAACGTCACTTACCAAAGGTTAGTGGGCGGCAGATACAAGGACACAGGCATTCCCTTCAGGCAACTTTCAGAAGACGAAGAAAGAATGCTGCAGAAGAAAATCAGCCTGCTACACCAGATATTCAAGGATGAGGTGCAGGAAAACCGCGCTTTGACAGACAGCGAGATTGAAAATGTCGGGACAGGCGAATTTTTCATAGGAAAGGAAGCCCTCCAGCTTAATTTGGTGGATGAGCTTGGCGGAAAAAAAGAAGCCCTGGATTATATAGAGCAGAAGCTCAACATAACAGCGCAGCTGAGCAGGTACGAGATAAAGAGGACATTTTTAGACGTCCTGGCAGGCCTGAACAGCAGGCAAAGCCTCGATATAAAGGCAAGAGACACCATCGGGCTTTTAAGGTAA
- a CDS encoding DUF2238 domain-containing protein, which produces MPEQLTKAWCGYLVINFRLTPHKIAIFIYSKKKNSSMLIKREQWPVFTVHTLALIVFTAIFVLRKDYEFLLYVAVILFFMLLVLFTNHKVEYPNALLWGLAIWSIMHMSGSGIYIGGKKLYDTILIPIIGEPYSVFKYDQLAHIFGFAVATYLSYILLKPSLSKEPKWRSLSIVILMAGLGFGALNEIIEFFATVLIPNTGVGGYVNTAIDLVSNAFGAAAAVLYILAKESKDLNK; this is translated from the coding sequence ATGCCGGAACAGCTGACTAAAGCATGGTGCGGGTATTTAGTGATCAACTTTAGGTTAACACCCCATAAAATAGCAATATTTATATATTCAAAAAAGAAAAATTCTTCTATGTTAATCAAGAGAGAGCAGTGGCCTGTTTTCACTGTTCATACACTGGCATTAATAGTGTTTACAGCCATATTTGTCCTTAGAAAGGACTATGAGTTCCTGCTCTATGTTGCAGTTATTTTATTCTTTATGTTGCTGGTGCTTTTTACCAACCACAAGGTAGAATATCCCAATGCGCTCCTGTGGGGGCTGGCGATATGGTCAATTATGCATATGTCCGGCTCGGGAATATATATCGGCGGGAAGAAGCTCTATGACACTATTTTAATCCCGATCATAGGGGAGCCTTACTCTGTCTTTAAATACGACCAGCTTGCCCATATATTCGGATTTGCTGTAGCTACTTACCTCTCATATATCCTGCTTAAGCCCAGCTTAAGTAAAGAGCCGAAATGGAGGTCATTGTCTATAGTTATCCTGATGGCGGGGCTTGGGTTCGGGGCCTTAAATGAGATAATTGAGTTTTTTGCTACTGTGCTGATCCCGAATACAGGAGTGGGAGGCTATGTAAATACTGCTATCGACCTAGTATCCAATGCCTTCGGCGCTGCAGCTGCTGTTCTTTATATACTGGCGAAGGAGTCAAAAGATTTAAATAAATAG
- a CDS encoding Kae1-associated serine/threonine protein kinase, translating into MKLISQGAEAKIFRKKSSLLKDRIRKSYRIKEIDEKLRKSRTRREARILEKLAAIGFSSPKLADTDSAERIEMQYIEGSKLRDALDDADYITMSKEIGRKVATLHNISIIHGDLTTSNMIFNREIYFIDFGLSFFSKRHEDKAVDLHLLRQALESKHHKIWDECFAACIGEYKKYAEESEQVLQRLEEVESRGRNKLKH; encoded by the coding sequence ATGAAACTGATATCACAGGGAGCCGAAGCAAAGATTTTCAGGAAAAAAAGCTCTTTGCTGAAAGACAGGATAAGGAAATCTTACAGGATAAAGGAGATAGATGAAAAGCTGAGGAAATCCAGGACAAGAAGAGAGGCCAGGATACTTGAAAAGCTTGCGGCTATCGGCTTTTCCTCGCCTAAATTAGCGGATACTGACAGTGCTGAAAGGATAGAGATGCAGTACATAGAAGGCAGCAAGCTAAGAGATGCGCTTGATGATGCAGACTATATCACGATGTCAAAGGAGATAGGGAGGAAGGTAGCTACACTGCACAATATCTCTATAATCCACGGCGACCTGACAACCAGCAACATGATTTTTAACAGGGAGATTTATTTCATTGATTTTGGGCTTTCTTTTTTTTCCAAAAGGCATGAGGACAAGGCAGTTGACCTTCATCTTTTGAGGCAGGCTCTTGAATCGAAGCACCATAAGATATGGGATGAATGCTTTGCAGCATGCATTGGAGAATATAAGAAATATGCGGAAGAAAGCGAGCAGGTACTGCAGAGGCTTGAGGAAGTTGAATCAAGGGGAAGGAATAAGCTGAAACATTGA
- a CDS encoding S8 family serine peptidase: MVKKSFLFLSVLLLLAFFVCPAEVDEKIYEELDEKGFAEVIVRLKETEKKSGLKISAISDKLRGKKAIVEQQDKVLSKLDTMSRKRGILSIKEKKDFELRRKYSTISAFSGKVSKEALETLSKDRNVESIQVNSIKRIALSESVPLINGDDVWKLQLSDTNLTGKHETICVLDTGIDTDHPAFLGRILDQYCYCSLTNSGDGQYCCPDDTAEDDSAEDDHGHGTHCTGIAAGNHSANKGMAPDAGIIAIKVCNSTGSCADSDIIAGIDWCTANASKYNISVISISIGGDGPYNSYCDSAESAFADSINSAVGENISVFIASGNDNWENGISSPACIENATPVGSTNDGSSGTTEDDISSFTNRGSILDLMAPGKWITSPWNNGGTATYSGTSMAAPHAAGAAALINQFTRLYNSSVFSPVQIESILNSTGKSIYDSGSGRYYSRIDIAAAIFSLDNSPPNITFSSPSPNITTANTSVLINASAYDSLKIDSCILEWNYTNESMNKQGSGKTVNCYLNKSINGSGLFYYRVYANDSGNNFNSTPLRWVNITNTAPNITGYYPGNIELSIAEPGNQTFNITYEDANNDEINITWYKNSTVVSGNSSYTFYGNYSASGFYNITVVITDNELSDRLAWNFTVNNTNAVPLIQNPSLACSDPLNRTNGSLNAAFSIYDPDSQIITNETRWYNNSQEIESLRNLTSVSSQNTTKNQNWTFSVRAYDQFNYSNWQNITITIKNAPPILKYTAATILNETDQLNISVNITDIDLDYVNISINNSNFINTSFNRTGISSAVFTWNTTTSDAGYYAFNITANDSQDISSFLVHATILNAVDSDGDGLPDYKDTDDDNDNLNDNIDFLKGNSSSISAANVNVSVFINNSISLAKIFNSTLPVNITDANNNTVVYFNFTFNSSNILDLYNMTIAKHNSTAANSSILIRGISLRAQNTTKTVYLERILNSTGICIKDSEIPSIGNISSACTAPGETWLACPGSNANYSCVFSNRNTKYKVTGLFHSGIREQAYYCGDSVCNGDESCSSCPADCSCPVRSVSSASGGSGSGGGKSISLPSDESTLSGSFLSMIEGEEYIIRGRKEKLAVTQLNFFVNSFILKGSVIINVSSPKNKTPLKNAYQYFQITAGAKLTPQNIKGAGLEFRVKKAWLEEYDKNKVKLLRLSREWQHYPAKLLEEDADYAYYSSNIPGFSYFAVTAERKEEKIIAEEEKAEEKEPETKTTAGNIIKKGKTRQEKNSFLLYLLLFIILAAAMLLLYLKRRGKASEILIRHIKLRKSRKLSKQEITKQLISQGWEKSRIKQAFRRINPKK, translated from the coding sequence ATGGTGAAAAAATCTTTTTTATTTCTCTCTGTATTGTTATTGCTTGCTTTCTTTGTATGCCCTGCAGAAGTCGATGAAAAAATATACGAAGAATTGGATGAAAAGGGCTTCGCTGAGGTCATCGTCAGGCTAAAAGAGACTGAAAAAAAAAGTGGGCTGAAAATCAGTGCAATATCGGATAAATTAAGGGGAAAAAAGGCAATAGTAGAGCAGCAGGATAAAGTACTTTCTAAGCTGGATACAATGAGCCGGAAAAGGGGCATATTATCCATAAAAGAAAAAAAAGACTTCGAATTGAGAAGAAAATACTCAACCATAAGTGCATTCTCGGGAAAAGTAAGCAAAGAGGCTCTGGAAACTCTTTCAAAAGATAGGAATGTCGAAAGCATACAGGTTAACAGCATCAAGCGCATAGCACTGTCCGAAAGCGTTCCCCTCATCAATGGGGATGATGTATGGAAACTGCAGTTAAGCGACACTAACTTGACAGGAAAGCATGAGACAATATGTGTTCTCGACACAGGCATAGACACAGACCATCCTGCATTTTTGGGCAGAATACTGGACCAGTATTGCTATTGCAGCCTGACCAATTCTGGCGACGGCCAGTACTGCTGCCCCGATGACACAGCAGAAGACGACAGCGCTGAAGACGACCACGGCCACGGAACCCATTGCACAGGCATAGCAGCAGGCAACCATTCCGCAAATAAGGGGATGGCCCCTGACGCCGGAATTATAGCAATAAAAGTCTGCAACTCAACAGGCTCCTGCGCTGATTCGGACATAATCGCAGGAATCGACTGGTGCACAGCAAATGCTTCAAAATACAATATATCGGTGATAAGCATAAGTATAGGGGGAGACGGCCCATACAACAGCTATTGTGATTCTGCAGAATCCGCTTTCGCTGATTCAATAAATTCAGCAGTAGGTGAAAATATCTCTGTATTCATAGCTTCAGGTAATGACAACTGGGAAAACGGAATAAGCAGCCCCGCCTGCATCGAAAACGCAACCCCTGTAGGAAGCACTAATGACGGCTCATCCGGAACAACGGAAGATGATATCTCTTCGTTCACCAACAGGGGAAGCATACTGGACTTAATGGCCCCTGGGAAATGGATTACCTCTCCCTGGAACAACGGGGGCACAGCCACGTACAGCGGCACTTCAATGGCAGCCCCCCATGCAGCAGGAGCAGCAGCTTTGATAAACCAGTTCACAAGATTGTACAACAGCTCTGTCTTTTCGCCGGTTCAAATCGAAAGCATCCTTAACAGCACAGGAAAAAGCATATACGATTCAGGGTCAGGCAGGTATTATTCGAGGATAGACATAGCTGCGGCAATATTCTCATTAGACAATTCTCCCCCAAATATAACATTTTCATCTCCCTCTCCCAACATCACCACAGCAAACACTTCAGTATTGATTAATGCCAGTGCTTATGACAGCTTAAAAATCGATTCCTGCATTCTCGAATGGAACTACACAAATGAGTCAATGAATAAGCAGGGCAGCGGAAAAACAGTTAATTGCTACCTGAATAAGTCAATAAACGGAAGCGGCCTGTTCTATTACAGGGTCTATGCCAACGACTCAGGAAATAATTTTAACTCAACGCCATTAAGATGGGTCAATATTACAAACACAGCCCCGAATATAACAGGCTATTATCCGGGGAATATTGAATTAAGCATAGCTGAGCCAGGCAACCAGACATTCAACATAACCTACGAAGATGCCAATAATGATGAGATAAATATAACATGGTACAAGAACAGCACAGTAGTATCCGGCAACAGCAGTTACACATTTTATGGCAATTACTCAGCAAGCGGCTTCTATAACATAACTGTCGTCATCACAGACAATGAGCTGTCCGACAGGCTTGCATGGAATTTCACCGTAAACAACACCAACGCAGTTCCCTTGATTCAAAATCCTTCCTTGGCATGTTCAGACCCGCTGAACCGCACCAACGGCTCTCTTAATGCTGCTTTCTCCATATATGATCCCGATTCCCAAATCATCACAAACGAGACAAGATGGTACAACAACTCGCAGGAAATAGAATCTTTAAGAAACTTAACATCCGTATCTTCACAGAACACAACAAAGAACCAGAACTGGACCTTCAGCGTAAGGGCATATGACCAATTCAATTACAGCAATTGGCAGAATATAACAATAACAATAAAAAATGCCCCGCCCATTCTTAAATACACCGCAGCCACAATTCTAAATGAGACCGATCAGCTTAACATATCAGTCAATATAACTGACATCGACCTTGATTACGTCAACATCAGCATAAACAATTCGAATTTCATTAACACCAGCTTCAACAGGACGGGAATATCCAGCGCTGTATTTACTTGGAACACCACGACAAGCGACGCAGGATATTATGCCTTCAATATAACAGCAAATGATTCACAGGATATCTCCTCATTTTTGGTGCACGCCACAATCCTAAACGCTGTAGACTCGGACGGCGACGGCTTGCCCGATTACAAAGACACAGACGACGATAACGACAATCTCAATGACAATATAGATTTCCTGAAAGGAAACAGCTCAAGCATCAGCGCGGCAAATGTCAACGTCTCTGTCTTCATTAATAATTCCATAAGCCTGGCAAAAATATTCAACTCAACCCTGCCCGTAAACATAACAGACGCAAATAACAACACTGTAGTATATTTCAATTTCACCTTTAACTCCTCAAATATCCTTGACTTATACAACATGACAATAGCAAAGCATAACTCAACAGCAGCAAATTCTTCGATTTTGATAAGGGGTATTAGCCTGAGAGCCCAAAACACAACCAAAACTGTCTATTTGGAGCGGATATTAAACAGCACAGGAATATGCATTAAGGATTCCGAGATTCCTTCAATAGGCAATATCTCATCAGCCTGCACAGCTCCTGGGGAAACATGGCTCGCCTGCCCGGGCTCAAATGCCAACTATAGCTGCGTTTTCTCAAATAGAAACACGAAATATAAGGTAACAGGCTTATTCCATTCAGGAATAAGGGAGCAGGCTTATTATTGCGGCGACAGCGTCTGCAATGGGGATGAATCATGCTCTTCCTGCCCTGCCGATTGCAGCTGCCCTGTACGGTCTGTAAGCTCTGCTTCTGGCGGAAGCGGAAGCGGCGGAGGAAAAAGTATTTCCCTTCCCAGCGACGAAAGCACCCTCTCCGGCTCATTCCTGTCAATGATAGAGGGAGAGGAATACATAATAAGGGGCAGAAAAGAAAAGCTTGCTGTAACCCAGTTGAATTTCTTTGTAAACAGCTTTATCCTGAAGGGCAGCGTGATAATAAACGTCTCCTCACCAAAAAACAAAACACCGTTAAAAAACGCTTACCAGTATTTTCAAATCACCGCAGGTGCAAAGCTGACTCCCCAAAACATAAAGGGCGCAGGGCTGGAATTTAGGGTTAAAAAAGCATGGCTTGAGGAATATGATAAGAATAAGGTGAAGCTTCTCCGCCTAAGCAGGGAGTGGCAGCATTACCCTGCAAAGCTATTGGAAGAAGACGCTGATTACGCATATTACTCCTCAAATATCCCGGGATTCAGCTATTTTGCAGTAACAGCAGAAAGAAAGGAAGAAAAAATAATCGCAGAGGAAGAAAAAGCGGAAGAAAAAGAGCCTGAAACAAAAACTACGGCAGGAAATATAATAAAAAAGGGAAAAACCCGGCAGGAAAAAAACAGCTTTCTTTTATACCTCCTGCTTTTTATCATATTAGCTGCCGCCATGCTCCTACTATACCTCAAAAGAAGAGGGAAAGCCTCTGAAATACTCATAAGGCATATAAAACTCAGGAAGTCCAGAAAGCTTTCCAAGCAGGAAATAACAAAACAGCTTATTTCACAGGGCTGGGAAAAAAGCCGCATAAAGCAGGCTTTCCGGCGCATCAATCCTAAGAAATAA